In Hermetia illucens chromosome 5, iHerIll2.2.curated.20191125, whole genome shotgun sequence, a single window of DNA contains:
- the LOC119658295 gene encoding thioredoxin reductase 1, mitochondrial-like isoform X2 has translation MAPINTEGYDYDLVVLGGGSGGLACAKEAVQHGAKVAVLDFVKPTPIGTSWGLGGTCVNVGCIPKKLMHQAALLGEAIHESSSYGWKLNAQEVKPDWNELTQAVQNHVKSVNWVTRVDLRDKKVEYINGLGSFKDPHTIIATMKNKSERELKTKNVVIAVGGRPRYPNIPGAVEYGITSDDIFSLDKEPGKTLIVGAGYIGLECAGFLNGLGYEATVMVRSVPLRGFDQQMANLVKMAMEEKGIRFLNQCIPKSVEKLESGKYLVKYMQTEGTDQLCEEFDTVLWAIGRDGLVDDLKLENAGVQKHDEEKKIIVDDHERTNIPHIYAVGDIIHGRPELTPVAILAGRLLARRIFTNSTQIMDYMDVATTVFSPLEYACVGLSEEAAIAKFGEENVEVYHAYYKPTEFFIPQKSVKHCYLKAVAERAGDQRIVGLHYVGPVAGEVIQGFAVAMKSGVTIKILLNTVGIHPTTAEEFTRLNITKRSGLDPTPATCCS, from the exons AGCGGTACAACATGGTGCAAAAGTGGCTGTTTTAGATTTCGTGAAACCTACACCCATCGGAACATCATGGGGACTTGGTGGAACTTGCGTGAATGTAGGTTGTATACCAAAGAAACTCATGCACCAAGCCGCGTTGTTAGGTGAAGCCATTCAT GAATCTTCATCATATGGGTGGAAACTTAATGCGCAGGAAGTCAAACCCGATTGGAACGAACTGACCCAGGCCGTTCAAAATCACGTTAAGTCGGTGAATTGGGTGACCCGCGTTGATCTTAGGGATAA GAAAGTTGAATATATAAACGGTTTAGGTTCATTCAAGGATCCCCATACGATCATCGcaacaatgaaaaataaatcggAACGCGAGCTAAAAACGAAAAATGTTGTCATCGCTGTCGGCGGACGTCCACGCTACCCTAATATTCCTGGTGCTGTAGAATATGGTATAACTAGTGATGATATCTTCAGTTTAGACAAGGAGCCTGGCAAGACCCTTATCGTTGGTGCTGGAT ACATTGGATTGGAGTGCGCTGGCTTCCTCAATGGATTAGGTTACGAAGCAACTGTGATGGTCCGCTCTGTTCCGTTACGAGGTTTCGATCAACAAATGGCCAACCTAGTGAAGATGGCGATGGAAGAGAAAGGAATTCGATTCCTTAATCAATGCATCCCGAAATCCGTTGAAAAATTGgaaagtggaaaatatcttgTGAAATACATGCAAACTGAAGGTACCGATCAGTTGTGCGAAGAGTTTGATACCGTTTTGTGGGCGATCGGTCGTGATGGTTTGGTTGATGATTTAAAGCTTGAAAATGCTGGAGTTCAGAAACATGATGAAGAGAAAAAAATCATCGTGGACGATCACGAGCGAACCAATATTCCACATATCTACGCTGTTGGTGATATTATTCACGGAAGGCCCGAGTTGACACCGGTGGCAATTCTCGCTGGACGATTGCTCGCCCGTAGAATCTttacaaactcaacacaaatcaTGGATTATATGGATGTGGCCACCACTGTATTCAGCCCTCTGGAATATGCGTGTGTTGGACTTAGCGAGGAGGCAGCCATTGCTAAATTCGGTGAAGAAAACGTCGAAGTCTACCACGCTTACTACAAGCCAACTGAGTTCTTCATCCCGCAGAAGAGTGTTAAAcactgttacttaaaagctGTAGCCGAGCGAGCAGGTGATCAAAGAATTGTAGGGTTGCATTATGTGGGTCCAGTAGCTGGTGAGGTAATACAGGGATTTGCCGTAGCTATGAA GTCTGGCGTAACGATAAAGATTTTACTAAATACCGTCGGTATTCACCCAACAACGGCCGAGGAGTTTACACGACTGAATATCACTAAGCGATCGGGCTTGGATCCTACACCAGCCACTTGCTGCAGTTAA